The window TTGGTTGCGGCTAATGTTGCAAAAATAAGAGCTCGAATACCGCTTGTAAATAATCCAAGAAACCTGACCGGTATAGGGATTACTAAGGGGACTAAAGAAACAAGGACAACAACGACTAATTCATCCGCCAACATATTCCCGAAAAGTCGAAAGCTAAGCGATAATAGTTTTGTGAAATCTTCTAGGATGTTAATTGGTAAAAGGATTGGAGTTGGTTTAATATATTTCTCGAAATAGCTCAATCCTTTTTTGCTAAGACCAACATAAAAGTATGCCGCTGACGTGAGTAAAGCTAAAGCAATAGTAGTATTTATATCATTCGTGGGCGCTGCTAATTCCCCATGGGGTAACTCTATAATTTTCCAAGGTAAAAGAGCACCCGACCAAatcgaaacaaaaataaaaaggaacATAGTTCCAATAAAGGGAACCCAGGCACCATATTCTTCTCCAATCTGAGTTTTGCTCAAGTCTCGAATAAACACAAGGAAATATTCCAAAAAATTCTGACTGTCAGTCAGGATGGTTTGTGGATTCCGAACAGCTATGACAACTGAACCTAGCAAGATAGTAATTACGACCCAAGAAGTGATGAGTACTTGGGCATGAATTTGGAAACATCCTATTTGCCAATAGAAGTGTTGGCCTACTTCTACACCTGATATATCGTATAACCCATTGAGTGTTTTAATGGAACAAGGTATAATATTCATATTGTCCTCTGATAAAAATTGAACTTAAAAAAAGGAATTCTTTTGATTCAACCATCTCTTTCTCAACTCAGCAACTTGAAGTATTAATCTTATATTTAGGATACCAAGAAAGCACATCAGATCATAATATATATCAATACCCTCTAATATATAT is drawn from Triticum dicoccoides isolate Atlit2015 ecotype Zavitan chromosome 4A, WEW_v2.0, whole genome shotgun sequence and contains these coding sequences:
- the LOC119283511 gene encoding ATP synthase subunit a, chloroplastic-like; its protein translation is MNIIPCSIKTLNGLYDISGVEVGQHFYWQIGCFQIHAQVLITSWVVITILLGSVVIAVRNPQTILTDSQNFLEYFLVFIRDLSKTQIGEEYGAWVPFIGTMFLFIFVSIWSGALLPWKIIELPHGELAAPTNDINTTIALALLTSAAYFYVGLSKKGLSYFEKYIKPTPILLPINILEDFTKLLSLSFRLFGNMLADELVVVVLVSLVPLVIPIPVRFLGLFTSGIRALIFATLAATNIGLASIGPRVGQGTAVGQAVEGIARQPEAEGQIIPHSKKG